One window of Amaranthus tricolor cultivar Red isolate AtriRed21 chromosome 11, ASM2621246v1, whole genome shotgun sequence genomic DNA carries:
- the LOC130827619 gene encoding aquaporin PIP2-1-like, whose product MVKDIEVGGGIGKDYQDPPPSPLIDGEELTKWSFYRAVIAEFIATMLFLYITVLTVIGHKSQNEADQCNGVGLLGIAWAFGGMIFVLVYCTAGISGGHINPAVTFGLLLARKVTLIRAILYMVAQCLGAICGVGLVKAFQSGYYTKFGGGANTLADGYSKGTGLGAEIIGTFVLVYTVFSATDPKRSARDSHVPVLAPLPIGFAVFMVHLATIPVTGTGINPARSFGAAVIFNSSEAWDDHWIFWVGPFIGAAIAAIYHQYILRAGFVKALGSFRSSSNV is encoded by the exons atggtGAAAGACATAGAAGTGGGAGGAGGAATAGGAAAAGACTACCAAGACCCTCCACCATCACCATTAATAGATGGAGAAGAACTAACAAAATGGTCATTTTACAGGGCAGTTATTGCAGAATTTATAGCAACAAtgttatttttgtatataacTGTATTAACTGTCATTGGCCATAAATCCCAAAATGAAGCTGATCAATGTAATGGTGTTGGTTTACTTGGTATTGCTTGGGCTTTTGGTGGCATGATCTTTGTTCTTGTTTACTGTACTGCTGGTATTTCTg GTGGACACATAAATCCAGCGGTGACATTTGGGCTATTATTGGCAAGAAAAGTCACACTAATAAGGGCCATTCTATACATGGTGGCCCAATGTTTAGGGGCCATATGTGGTGTTGGGCTAGTTAAGGCTTTCCAAAGTGGATACTATACCAAATTTGGAGGTGGGGCCAACACTTTAGCAGATGGGTACAGTAAGGGTACTGGATTGGGTGCTgagattattggcacttttgtTCTGGTCTATACTGTTTTCTCTGCCACTGATCCTAAGCGTAGTGCCAGGGATTCTCATGTTCCT GTGTTGGCGCCACTTCCAATTGGATTTGCAGTATTCATGGTACATTTAGCTACGATCCCAGTTACAGGAACTGGTATCAACCCTGCTCGTAGTTTTGGTGCTGCTGTTATCTTCAATTCCTCCGAGGCTTGGGATGATCAT TGGATTTTCTGGGTGGGACCATTTATAGGAGCTGCAATTGCTGCCATTTATCACCAGTACATATTGCGTGCCGGTTTTGTTAAGGCTCTTGGGTCGTTTAGGAGCTCATCTAATGTGTGA
- the LOC130827618 gene encoding putative Peroxidase 48 translates to MAISMSSYYFSLLLYIVILHYYANAINDDSTSLPLPDTHLSNKASEVKNLLYDYYRLICPNAESTIFQIMRDIVAIDNKATAQLLRLMFHDCFIQGCDASLLLDDSNGDQNHSIERNAEPNQTLKAFDIIDRIKQALETQCPRVVSCSDIIVLATRDAIILSGGPFFPVLTGRKDSLASYFDEANEQIPSPDSNVTEMLSLFSQRGFNEKEIVSLLGGHNIGKISCDFIQKRFSNFKGTGSPDPTIPAEFLLELKRICNSDASPSPSPSRLRNLIESSTGWPFSQSLASFIFSGSGFDSHYYKRLLMGRGLLYVDQQLMADYKTAKLVEVFASDDGSTFRREFSKSMLKMSNLGSLTDYHGEVRTTCSLRNSD, encoded by the exons ATGGCGATCTCAATGAGCTCTTACTATTTTTCGCTTCTCCTCTACATCGTTATCCTACACTACTATGCGAACGCCATTAACGATGACTCCACTTCTCTTCCACTTCCCGACACTCATTTGTCGAATAAGGCTTCCGAAGTCAAGAATCTTCTCTACGACTACTATCGATTAATTTGCCCTAATGCTGAAAGCACCATTTTCCAGATTATGCGAGATATTGTCGCCATTGATAACAAAGCTACTGCTCAGCTTCTCCGACTCATGTTTCATGATTGCTTTATTCAG GGTTGTGACGCATCTCTGCTTCTAGATGATAGCAATGGAGACCAAAATCATTCAATTGAAAGAAATGCTGAGCCAAACCAAACTCTCAAGGCGTTTGATATCATTGACAGGATCAAGCAAGCCTTAGAAACTCAGTGTCCTAGAGTTGTTTCCTGCTCAGACATCATTGTTCTAGCCACTAGAGATGCCATCATTCTG TCTGGAGGACCATTTTTCCCTGTGCTCACTGGACGAAAAGACAGTCTAGCATCATATTTTGATGAAGCTAATGAACAGATACCAAGTCCTGACAGTAACGTTACAGAGATGCTTAGTTTGTTTTCACAAAGGGGATTCAATGAGAAAGAAATAGTCAGCCTCTTGG gGGGGCACAACATTGGAAAGATTAGCTGCGATTTTATTCAAAAGCGATTCTCGAACTTCAAAGGCACCGGAAGTCCTGATCCCACAATTCCTGCAGAATTCTTGCTTGAGCTCAAAAGAATCTGCAATTCAGATGCATCTCCAAGTCCTTCTCCATCCAGACTTAGGAATTTGATAGAATCTTCCACAGGCTGGCCTTTTTCTCAGTCACTGGCATCATTTATTTTCTCAGGCTCTGGTTTTGATTCACATTACTACAAGAGATTGCTCATGGGGCGAGGCTTACTTTATGTAGATCAGCAACTGATGGCTGATTACAAGACTGCTAAGTTGGTAGAAGTGTTTGCTTCTGATGATGGTTCGACGTTCCGGAGAGAATTTTCTAAATCAATGCTGAAGATGTCCAACCTTGGATCACTCACTGACTATCATGGTGAGGTGCGTACCACATGCTCCCTTCGAAACAGTGATTGA